One Candidatus Firestonebacteria bacterium RIFOXYD2_FULL_39_29 genomic window carries:
- a CDS encoding ABC transporter permease: protein MKKIFNLAKKEFIQTFRDKKMLPVIFVAPVIQLILLGYAVTTDVKHIYLAVIDRDNSVESRELVGAALNSGYFDLKQGVEKESEIEEALRSGKADFVLYVPPNYSKNIKMNKKASFQVIADGSDATLTGIGLNYLNEIVQRKNKEIRDKIMNSRAGLLGKSISFPRVSPEVKIMYNPELKSANYMVPGVMALILTLMTMLLTSMSITKEKENGTLEQLVVSPLKPYEIILGKTLPFVIIGMVDVVLVITGGIVVFNIPILGSVWLLAVCSLIFIMSTLGIGLFISTISRTQQQAMLTTFMFIFPAMILSGFVFPVTNMPEPAQYLTYLIPLRYFLTIIRGIILKGNGIEILWPEIAALIIFGVVIFTLSSMRFRKKLG, encoded by the coding sequence ATGAAAAAAATATTTAATCTTGCAAAAAAAGAGTTTATTCAGACGTTCAGGGATAAAAAGATGCTTCCTGTTATCTTTGTAGCTCCCGTAATTCAGCTCATTCTTCTTGGTTATGCCGTTACAACAGATGTAAAGCATATTTATCTTGCGGTTATAGACCGTGATAACTCTGTTGAAAGCAGGGAACTGGTGGGAGCCGCTTTAAATAGCGGATATTTTGACTTAAAACAGGGTGTTGAAAAAGAAAGTGAGATTGAAGAAGCTTTAAGATCAGGAAAAGCGGATTTTGTCTTGTATGTACCGCCAAACTACAGTAAGAACATCAAGATGAATAAAAAAGCGTCTTTTCAAGTAATAGCGGACGGGAGCGATGCAACACTTACAGGCATAGGACTTAATTATTTAAATGAGATTGTTCAAAGAAAAAACAAAGAGATCAGGGACAAAATAATGAATAGCCGGGCCGGTTTACTTGGGAAAAGCATCTCATTTCCCCGGGTAAGTCCTGAAGTAAAAATAATGTACAACCCGGAGTTAAAAAGCGCGAATTATATGGTTCCCGGTGTTATGGCGTTAATTCTTACGCTTATGACGATGCTTTTAACTTCGATGTCTATTACAAAAGAGAAAGAAAATGGGACGCTTGAGCAACTTGTCGTGTCGCCGTTGAAACCCTACGAAATAATACTCGGGAAGACGCTTCCTTTTGTTATAATAGGGATGGTAGATGTAGTATTGGTAATAACCGGAGGTATTGTCGTCTTTAATATTCCGATTCTTGGCAGTGTTTGGCTTCTTGCCGTATGCTCCCTTATATTCATCATGAGTACGCTGGGTATAGGTCTATTTATCTCCACTATTTCCAGGACACAGCAGCAGGCGATGTTAACAACCTTCATGTTCATCTTTCCCGCAATGATCCTTTCGGGATTTGTTTTCCCTGTTACAAATATGCCGGAGCCGGCCCAATATCTGACTTATTTAATACCCTTAAGGTACTTTTTAACTATAATCAGAGGAATAATCCTTAAAGGTAACGGTATTGAAATACTTTGGCCGGAGATAGCAGCGCTTATTATTTTTGGTGTAGTTATATTTACTTTAAGCTCGATGAGATTCAGGAAGAAACTGGGATAG
- a CDS encoding ABC transporter ATP-binding protein, producing MFSVEANKLTKTFGSFIAVNSISFQVRRGEIFGFIGPNGAGKSTTIRILCGILAPTKGSATVEGFDVDTASDKIKEIIGYMSQKFSLYNDLTVEENIEFFAGIHNVASGEFAARKTEILEMAGLKGREKIITSLLSGGWRQRLALGCSIIHRPKVLFLDEPTAGVDPLSRRDFWRLIRKLAEEGTTVFVTTHYMDEVENCNRLALVYTGDIIAMGSPAELKAANNTDSLEELFVNSIRKYTEKQ from the coding sequence ATATTTTCAGTAGAAGCAAATAAGCTTACTAAGACCTTTGGAAGCTTTATTGCCGTTAATAGTATAAGTTTTCAAGTTAGACGCGGAGAAATATTTGGTTTTATAGGTCCAAACGGAGCCGGTAAATCCACAACCATAAGAATTCTTTGCGGTATTTTGGCTCCTACAAAAGGAAGCGCGACCGTTGAAGGTTTTGACGTGGATACGGCGTCCGATAAGATAAAAGAAATAATAGGTTACATGTCGCAAAAGTTCTCCTTGTATAACGATTTGACTGTGGAAGAAAATATAGAATTTTTTGCGGGTATTCATAATGTTGCCTCAGGAGAATTTGCTGCCCGGAAAACTGAGATACTTGAGATGGCAGGACTTAAGGGGCGAGAAAAGATCATTACTTCATTATTGTCAGGCGGCTGGAGACAGAGGCTGGCTCTTGGTTGTTCGATTATTCACAGGCCAAAAGTACTTTTTCTGGATGAACCTACGGCCGGGGTAGATCCTTTATCCCGCAGGGATTTCTGGAGACTAATTCGAAAGTTGGCAGAAGAAGGTACAACGGTATTTGTAACCACGCATTATATGGATGAGGTGGAAAATTGTAACCGTCTTGCGCTCGTTTATACCGGAGATATTATTGCAATGGGAAGCCCCGCGGAGCTTAAAGCAGCTAATAATACAGACAGTCTGGAAGAACTTTTTGTTAATTCAATTAGGAAATACACTGAAAAACAATGA
- a CDS encoding glycosyl transferase family 2, with protein MKPKVVVVMPAYNAAKTVQVTFDDIPRKYVDEIILVDDASHDETAKRARELGLKVFVHPENRGYGGNQKTCYTEALKEGADIVIMLHPDYQYDPKLIPEIIKPIVEGKADLVLASRLLSGTAISGGMPLYKFISNRFLTIFENLFLGQKLSEFHTGYRAYSKKLLTTIPFMNNSENFVFDTEVIVQTVYFGFRITEIPCPTRYMKDASSINFKNSLVYGLQTLLSILKFSLAKIGIIKSRIFIR; from the coding sequence ATGAAACCAAAAGTAGTAGTTGTGATGCCGGCTTATAATGCCGCTAAAACAGTGCAGGTGACTTTTGATGATATCCCCAGGAAATATGTAGATGAAATAATACTTGTGGATGATGCTTCTCATGATGAAACTGCGAAAAGAGCGCGTGAACTCGGGCTGAAAGTATTTGTTCATCCGGAAAACAGGGGATACGGCGGAAATCAGAAGACCTGCTATACTGAAGCTTTAAAAGAAGGTGCTGACATTGTAATAATGCTGCATCCGGACTATCAATATGATCCAAAATTAATTCCTGAAATTATTAAGCCTATAGTTGAAGGTAAAGCCGATCTGGTGCTGGCTTCCAGACTTTTAAGCGGTACTGCTATTTCGGGAGGGATGCCCCTATATAAGTTCATAAGTAACAGGTTCCTTACTATTTTTGAAAATCTGTTTTTAGGTCAGAAATTATCGGAATTTCATACCGGATACCGTGCATACAGCAAGAAGTTACTGACAACCATTCCATTTATGAATAATTCGGAGAATTTTGTATTTGATACGGAGGTTATAGTTCAAACTGTATATTTTGGGTTTAGAATTACAGAAATTCCCTGTCCTACCAGATACATGAAAGATGCGTCTTCGATTAATTTTAAAAACAGTTTAGTTTACGGACTTCAGACTCTCCTGTCAATTCTCAAATTCTCTTTAGCCAAAATAGGGATAATAAAGTCAAGGATTTTTATAAGGTAA
- a CDS encoding dolichol monophosphate mannose synthase, whose translation MKLISIVTPCYNEEENVREVNRQVKEVFERLPGYTFEHIFIDNASTDKTVQVLREMAAEDKKVKVIVNSRNFGHIRSPFHAFLQTKGDAATILAADLQEPPVLIYDFIKKWEAGYKIVIAIKRKSAENKLMFFLRRMYYKLVKKMADIELVQNFGGYGLYDRKVIEILREVNDPYPYFRGLICEIGFERAEIEFDLAVRKKGKTKNNIYTLFDMAMLGITSHSKVPLRLATMMGFFGATISILIAAGYFVYKLIFWDSFTVGIAPLVIGLFFFGAVQLFFIGILGEYIGAIFTHVQKRMLVVEKERINFEEGK comes from the coding sequence ATGAAGCTGATAAGTATTGTAACTCCTTGTTATAACGAAGAAGAAAATGTACGGGAAGTTAACAGACAAGTAAAAGAAGTGTTCGAAAGGCTTCCCGGGTATACTTTTGAACATATATTTATTGACAATGCTTCAACGGATAAAACTGTGCAAGTATTAAGAGAGATGGCCGCTGAAGATAAAAAGGTGAAAGTAATAGTAAATTCAAGGAATTTTGGACATATACGTTCACCGTTTCATGCTTTTTTGCAGACCAAGGGTGATGCTGCAACTATTCTGGCTGCTGATCTTCAAGAACCGCCTGTTTTGATATATGATTTTATTAAAAAATGGGAGGCAGGCTATAAAATTGTCATAGCAATTAAAAGAAAAAGTGCCGAAAATAAATTGATGTTTTTTTTAAGAAGAATGTATTATAAGCTTGTCAAGAAAATGGCAGATATAGAACTTGTACAGAATTTTGGAGGATACGGGTTGTATGACAGGAAGGTTATTGAAATACTGAGAGAGGTTAACGACCCTTACCCGTATTTCAGGGGATTGATCTGCGAAATAGGGTTTGAAAGAGCAGAAATAGAATTCGACCTGGCTGTCAGAAAAAAAGGTAAAACCAAAAACAATATTTATACTCTCTTTGACATGGCGATGTTGGGCATTACAAGTCATTCAAAAGTCCCTCTAAGACTTGCCACGATGATGGGGTTTTTTGGCGCAACTATAAGTATACTTATTGCTGCCGGATATTTTGTGTATAAACTGATATTTTGGGATAGTTTCACTGTTGGTATAGCCCCGCTTGTAATTGGTCTTTTCTTCTTTGGGGCCGTACAGCTTTTTTTTATAGGAATACTTGGAGAGTATATAGGAGCTATATTCACTCACGTACAAAAACGTATGCTCGTTGTTGAAAAAGAAAGAATAAATTTTGAAGAAGGAAAATAG